The genomic DNA GTGAAGGTGATGGTATCGATTTTCGGCCGTCCCACACCGGTGGAACTGGATTATTTGCAGGTAGAGTTGGCCAAGGTCAAGGTATAGGATAAGATCGTATTTTCGGAGAATAGAGACACGTGGCAAAGAAAGTTGCAGCGTTAGTGAAATTGCAGATACCGGCCGGTCAGGCCAATCCGGCGCCGCCGGTGGGGCCGGCGCTTGGCCAGCGCGGCGTCAACATCATGGAGTTCTGCAAGGCGTTCAACGCCAAGACGCAGAGCGGCAACGGCCTGCTGACTCCCGTGATTATCACGGTGTATTCGGACAAGTCGTTTACGTTCATTACCAAGACGCCGCCGGCGTCGACCCTGTTGAAAATGGCGGCCAAAGTGCCCAAGGGGTCAAGCGTCCCCAACAAAGACAAGATCGGCTCGGTCACCCGTGACCAGGTGCGCGAGATTGCACAGTCCAAGATGGCGGATCTGAACGCCGCCAACGTGGATACCGCCATCAAGATGGTCGAGGGGACCGCCCGCTCGATGGGAATTGAGATCGTATAGTACACGCAAAGGTTCACATTCGCTATCACCTGGTGCGGCATGTCCGGTTCCAGGGAGAATAGGAGAACATGAAACACTCTAAGAAATACTTGTCGTTTCGTGAGAAGGTTGACCGGCGAAAGCGGTACCAGTTGCCGGACGCGGTCAAGATGCTCAAGGAGAACAAGTACGCCAAATTCGACGAATCGGTCGAGGTGGCCATGCGGCTTGGGGTGGACCCCAAGCATGCGGATCAGATGGTACGCGGCACAGTGGCATTGCCCAACGGCACCGGCAAAAGTGTTCGCGTAGCTGTGTTCGCACAGGGCGAGAAGGCGGCCGAGGCCAAAGAGGCGGGCGCCGATTTTGTCGGCTCCGATGACCTGGCCGAAAAGATCAAGGGAGGCTGGACCGATTTCGATGTGGCGGTGGCCACGCCCGACATGATGCGGGTGCTCGGCCCATTGGGAAAGGTGTTGGGGCCGCGCGGCCTGATGCCGAATCCCAAGACCGGGACAGTGACCATGGACATCGCCCGTACCGTCAAAGAGCTTCGCGGCGGACGTATTGAATTCCGTGTCGACCGCCAGTCAAACGTGGCCGTCTCGGTCGGCAAGCTGTCGTTCGGCGAACCTCAGATCGTCGAGAATGTTCACGCGTTCCTGGAGGCAATCATGCGGGCCAAACCGGCATCGGCCAAAGGGACCTATGTGCTCAGCGCGTCGATTTGTTCGACCATGAGCCCGGGTATCAAGCTGGACATTTCGGAACTGACCGCGGCGACGAAGAAGTAGAAAGGACGAGCGAGACATGCCCAAACAGGAAAAAGTAGACGCCGTCACCGAGATCAAGCAGCTCTTCGGCGAGTCGAGTTCCTATTTTGTGACCGAGTATCAGGGCCTGAACGTGGCCGATATGACGGTGCTTCGGAAGAACCTCCGTGAAGGGAGTGTCCGGTATCTGGTTGCCAAGAACACGCTGTTCAAGCTGGCGGCCAAAGAGGCGGGGGCACCGAACCTGGACCAGTTTTTCACCGGTCCGACAGCAGTTGCCTTTGTCCGAAAGGATGCGTCGGTCGCAGCCAAGATCCTCAACGACTCCTTCAAGGAAAAACAGCTCCCCCGCGTGAAGGTGTTCGTGGTGGACAACCACGTGCACGATGGCGCGGACATACAGCGCCTGGCCGATCTGCCGTCGCGCGAGGTGCTTCTGTCGCAGGTGGTGGCGGCGGTCGAATCGCCGCTCTCGGCGCTAGTCGGAGCCGTCGATGCCGTCTTCACCGAATTGATCGGCACGATCGACGCCCTTGCCGAAAAGAAAAAGACGGCCGCGTGATGAACTGACCGAGACGTTGGGGACAGATGCCTCCCTTGCTTCTAAGCGGTTTCGTCTCACCGTTTGGGCAGGCCTGGTCCCGATAGAAAAGTTAAAACGACGAGCAATAGTTGAACGTAGAGTGAGAGGAATGCGACGTGTCAAACGCAGCGATTGTAGAGATTGTTGACAAGATCGCCGGTCTGAGCGCAATGGACCTGGCGGAGTTGTCCAAGGCGATTCAGGATAAGTTCGGCGTCAAAGCGGCTGCCCCGATGGCTATGATGCCGGGCATGATGGCCGGCGGCGGCGCTGCCGCTGCCAAGGTTGAGGAGCAGACCGAGTTTGCGGTCGTCCTGACCTCAGCCGGCGAGAAGAAGATCCAGGTCATCAAAGTGGTCCGCGAGCTGACCAGCCTGGGTCTGAAAGAGGCCAAAGACCTGGTCGAGGCAGCTCCGGCGAAGGTCAAGGAAGGAGTCTCCAAACAGGAGGCCGAGGCCGCCAAAGCCAAGCTCGAAGAGGTTGGCGGGACTGTCGAGATCAAGTAGTCTTGTTGATAACGCCGCGCCGGGAACCAACCGGTTCCCGGCCGGTTGTACAGCACGAGAGCGAAGGTAGTTACAATTTCCCGGTTTGTTGTTTTTGTGATGGTTGATTGACTGCATGAACTGGCTCCCCTGATGGCGTGACCGCCGGGGAGACTCATGAAATAAATGGCAGGATCACCAGTCGTTTCGAACATAGTGCGAATGGCGTCAGCCCGGAGCGGGAATGCCCTGCTTGGCGCGGGCGTTCTGTATTGTAGGAGGGTTCTGTCTTGGCCGAACCAGATGTGAACAGAAAGAGCTACGCGACGATCCCGGACGCGTGCGACATGCCCAACTTCCTCGAGGTCCAGGTCGCGGCATACGAAGAATTCCTGCAGGCCTATGTCCCGCCGCACAAGCGGGCCGTAAAGGGACTGCACCAGATTTTCTCCGAGATCTTCCCGGTGACGGACATCCACGAGAACTACTCGCTGGAATACGTCAATTACTATCTCGGACCGACTCGCTACAGCATCGACGAATGCCGCGAGCGGAACATGACCTTTGCCGCTCCCCTGAAAGTGACCATGCGACTGGTGACACGTCAGGGCGAAGGAGACAAAAAGGAAGTCAAGGACATCATCGAACAGGATGTGTACCTTGGCGAACTCCCCTTGATCACCGAGTGGGGTACGTTCATTATCAACGGCGCCGAGCGCGTGATCGTGAGCCAGCTGCACCGCAGCCCCGGTGTTTCGTTCGACGAGGAAATCCATCCCAACGGCAAGAAGTTGTACTCAGCGCGCGTCATTCCCTACCGGGGAAGCTGGCTGGAATTTTCGCTCGACATCAACGACATCATGTACGTGTATGTCGATTCCAAGCGCAAGTTGCCCGTAACCATGCTCTTGCGGGCCATTGGACGTTCGTCCGATGAAGAGCTGATCAATCTCTTCTACAAAACCGAGAAACTAAACCTGAGCGGCAAGAAGGCCAAGGATGTTGAGGGGGCGCACCTCGCCGAGAATGTCATCAACAAAGAGACCGGAGAAGTGCTGTACCCGGCTGCCGAGCCGCTGACCGAGAAGATAGTCGACAAGTTGATCGACGCCGGTTACAAGAGTGTCCATATCGTGCCGCCCGACGAGAAAAACGACGCCCGCATCATATTGAACTCACTGCGCAAGGACCCCACCAAGTCACGGGAAGAAGCGCTGATCAAGATCTATTCCATGGTCCGCCCCGGCGAACCGCCGACGCTTGAGATGGCCGAATCGCTCCTCGACAAACTGTTCTTCAATACTAAGCGGTATGATCTCGGCGAAGTTGGCCGGTACATGATCAACCAGCGTCTCGGCCTTTCGATCCCACTCGACAAGACGGTGTTCGACCCCGAGGACTTCTTTGCGATCACGCGCTATCTTATCGGTCTGCGCAACGACGCCGGTTTCACCGATGATATCGATCACCTGGGGAATCGGCGGGCGCGCACGGTTGGGGAGCTTCTGGCCAATCTGTTCTCAGTGGGCTTGTCGCGTATCGCCCGGACCATTCGTGAGCGGCTGTCGCTGAAAGACCAGGAAAACGTTACCCCACAGTTGCTGGTGAATGCCCGGACGGTATCGTCCGTTATCGAGACCTTCTTCGGTTCGTCGCAGCTGTCACAGTTCATGGACCAGACGAATCCATTGTCTGAGTTGACGCACAAGCGCCGCCTGTCGGCTCTTGGTCCGGGTGGTCTCACCAGGGAGCGTGCCGGGTTTGAAGTGCGCGACGTGCACCATACCCATTACGGTCGCATGTGTCCGATCGAGACGCCGGAAGGTCCGAATATCGGGCTGATCACTTCCATGGCCACGTTTGCCCGCATCAACAAGTACGGTTTCCTGGAGACACCGTATCGCAAAGTGGTTCACGGCAAAGTGACCAATGACATCGAGTATCTGTCCGCCGACCAGGAAGACCGGTATTATATCGCGGGTGCCAACGAGCCGCTCGGCAAAGACGGCAAGTTCGCCAGCGACATGGTGGTGGCGCGCCGTCGCTCCGACTATCCGCTGATAGCTCGCGACGAAGTGCAATACATGGATGTATCCCCTCGCCAGATCGTCTCCGTCGCCGCGTCGCTCGTGCCGTTCCTTGAACACGATGATGCCAACCGCGCCCTCATGGGTTCCAACATGCAGCGCCAGGCGGTGCCGCTTCTGAAGACCGAGTCGCCGGTTATTGGGACCGGCATGGAAAGAAAAGTGGCGGTGGATGCGGGCGTGGTGGTGCGGGCGCGTCGCCCCGGTACCGTCGTATACGCCGACAGTGAGCGCGTGGTTGTACGGCCACAGGTGAAGGTGAAAGCAGGTTCGCTCGGCTATATCGAGGACGACGAGTATCGCCTGACCAAGTACCGCCGCTCCAACCAGGATACCTGTATCAATTACCGACCGGTTGCCAAGCTCGGCGCGGAGGTCAAAGAGGGGGACACCCTGGCTGATGGTCCGGCGGTCGATCGCGGTGAACTGGCGCTTGGCTACAACGCGTTGACGGCGTTCCTGCCGTGGCGCGGTTACAACTATGAGGATGCCATCATTCTCTCTGAGCGGCTCGTGCACGACGATATTTTCACCTCGATCCATATCGAGGAGTTCGAACTGCAGGTCCGCGACACCAAGCGCGGCGCTGAAGAGATAACTCGTGAGATTCCTAACGTGTCCGAAGAGGCACTGCTCAATCTTGACGAGCAGGGGATCGTGCGGGCCGGGGCCGAAGTAGAGGCCGGTGACATTCTCGTCGGTAAGGTGACCCCCAAAGGGGAAACCGAACTGTCGCCGGAGGAGAGATTGTTGAGAGCCATCTTCGGGGAGAAGGCCGGCGACGTGCGGGACGCCTCTTTGAAGGCGCCGCCCGGGATGAAGGGTGTGGTCATCAAGACGCGTGTCTTCTCGCGCAAAGAGCGCACCGAAGAGGCCAAGAAACAAGAGAAGAATGAAATAGCGGCCGTGAAGCGCGCTTTCAATAAGAAGATACTGGATATCCAGTCGCTTCGCGCCAGACGGGTCGGTGAAATGCTCGACGGGCATTCGTCGAAACTGGTACGTTCGGCCGTCGACAATTCCGTTCTGATCCGTTCCGGCCACAAATACAAAGCCGAGTTCTTCGAATCGTTTGATTTCGATAACGCGGTGGCGCCGGAAGGGTACAGTACGGACAACACGACCAACAAGCATGTCGACAGCATTCTGGCCGAAACGGCCCATCTTCTCAACGCCAAGAAGGCGGAGATGGAGATCGAGATCGACAAGATCCAGCGCGGCGCTGAGCTCCCTCCGGGGGTGAAACAGCTCGTCAAAGTGACCATTGCCATCCGTCGCAAGATCCAGGTCGGCGACAAGATGGCCGGACGTCACGGCAACAAGGGCGTTGTTTCCAAGATCGTTCCGATTGAGGACATGCCATACATGACCGACGGCACCACGGTCGATATCATCCTGAACCCTCTGGGTGTGCCGTCACGTATGAACGTTGGCCAGATACTGGAGACGCATCTGGGCTGGGCGGCGCATAAACTGAACGAGACGATCGCCACCCCGGTTTTTGACGGCGCGAAGGTGTCGCAGATCAAGGCCAAGCTGAAAGAAGCAGGTCTTCCCGACAGCGGCAAGATGGTGCTGTATGACGGTCACACCGGTGAGTCGTTCGACAACCCAATCACCGTCGGATACATGTATATGCTCAAGCTGTCGCATCTGGTCGATGACAAGATCCACGCGCGCTCCATCGGCCCCTATTCGCTGGTAACGCAGCAGCCGCTCGGCGGTAAGGCCCAGTTCGGCGGGCAACGTTTTGGCGAAATGGAAGTCTGGGCGTTGGAGGCATACGGCGCGGCGTATACGCTACAGGAGATGCTGACGGTCAAGTCCGATGACGTCACCGGGCGCAGCCGCATCTACGAAGCGATCGTCAAGGGTGAGAACCCGCCGGAGCCAGGGTACCCCGAGGCGTTCAATGTCCTGGTCAAAGAGCTTCAGGCGCTTGGCCTTGATGTCAGGTTGATTGAGAAGTAAGGTCCATGGGTGGTGTCGGCGCTGTCGGATGGCGGCGGCGCCGCACAGGAGTTAGAGGAGTAAGCCATGGTCGATATGTTGAGAGCCCAAGGGCAGCAAAAGAAGCCGTCCGATTTCGCGGCGATTCAGATACAGATCGCCTCGCCGGAGACTATTCTATCGTGGTCCTATGGTGAGGTGACCAAGCCGGAGACCATCAATTACCGGTCGTTCAAACCGGAGCGCGATGGTTTGTTCTGCGAGCGCATTTTCGGTCCGGTCAAGGACTGGGAATGCAACTGCGGCAAATACAAGCGGATCCGCTTCCGCGGCATCGTGTGCGATCGCTGCGGTGTCGAGGTTACACAGTCCAAAGTGCGTCGCGAGCGGATGGGGCATATCGAGCTGGCGGTCCCGGTCTCGCACATATGGTACTTCAAGTCGCTTCCCTCCCGTATCGGCCACATGCTTGACCTCTCTATTCGTGAACTGGAGAAAATCCTTTATTACGAGGCATATATCGTCATCGACCCGGGCAACACGTCATTTGACCTGGGGGGTGTGATTTCCGAAGAAGAGTTCCAGGAACTGGAAGAGGCCGGCAAGCAGTTCGATGCCCGCATGGGCGCCGACGCCATCCGCGAACTGCTCAGGCGTATCGACATGGAAGAAATGGTCGCCACGCTGCGCGCGCAGATCAAAGTGGAGACCTCGGCTCAGCGCAAGAAAGACCTGCTCAAAAGGCTCCGCATATTCGAGGCCTTTCGTCAGTCGAACAACCGTCCGGAATGGATGATCATGAGCATCATCCCGGTGATCCCGCCGGACCTTCGCCCGCTGGTGCCGCTCGAGGGAGGCCGGTTCGCCACCTCCGACTTGAACGATCTGTATCGCCGGGTCATCAACCGTAACAACCGGTTGAAGAAACTGATCGACATTCAGGCGCCCGAAGTCATCCTGCGCAACGAAAAGCGCATGCTGCAGGAAGCGGTCGACGCCCTGTTCGACAACGGACGCCGTACGCATTCGGTGCGCGGGGATTCCAAGCGGCCGCTCAAGTCGCTCTCCGACCTGCTTAAAGGGAAGCAGGGACGGTTCCGCCAGAACCTGCTCGGTAAACGCGTCGACTATTCCGGGCGCTCCGTGATCGTCGTCGGGCCCGAGTTGAAGTTGCACCAGTGCGGTCTCCCCAAGAACATGGCCCTCGAGCTGTTCAAGCCGTTCATCATTATGAAGCTTGAAGAGAAGGGGTACGTGCAAACTGTCAAATCGGCCAAGAAATTGGTGGAAAAAGAACGTCCGGAAGTGTGGGATATTCTCGAGGAAATTATCGAAGATCATCCCGTGATGCTCAACCGTGCCCCTACGCTGCACCGTCTCGGTATTCAGGCATTCTACCCGGTGCTCGTGGAAGGCAAGGCGATTCGGCTGCATCCGCTCGTCTGTGCGGCGTTCAACGCCGACTTCGACGGTGACCAGATGGCCGTGCATGTGCCGCTGTCATTCGAGGCGCAGCTTGAAGCTCAGGTGCTGATGCTTTCCACGCACAACATTCTGGTGCCGTCATCCGGTCGGCCGATCGCCGTGCCGAACCAGGATATTGTGATCGGCTGTTACTACCTGACCAAGAGCCGCAAGGACGCGAAAGGCGAAGGGATGCACTTCATGAATCCCGAAGAAGCGCTTTTTGCCTACGATGCAGGTCAGGTGACTCTGCATTCGCTTATCAATGTCCGCCTTGACGGTCAGATGATTCAGACGACCTGTGGGCGACTCAAGTTTAACGCCATCCTTCCCAAGCAGATGGCCTATTACAACGAAACGACGTCAAAAGGCAAACTCGAAGAGATCGTCAGCCGGTCCTATTGGCTGTACGGTCAGAACGAGACCGTGGCTCTGCTGGACAGGATGAAGCAGACCGGTTTCGAGTGGGCCACCAAAGCCGGCGTCACCATCTCCATCGACGACCTGCTGATTCCCGAGGAAAAGGAGAATCTCATCGAGGCGGCGCAGAAGGAAGTGGCCAAGATCCACAAACGCTACGAGCGAGGTGTGATAACCAGCGGCGAACGGTACAACCAGGTGATCGACACCTGGACCCGCACGACTGCCGAGGTCGGCGAGGTGATGTTCACCAACCTGGCGGCGCAGAACCAGGGGTTCAACCCTGTCTTCATGATGGCGGACTCGGGCGCGCGCGGCTCGAAAGAGCAGATACGCCAGTTGGCAGGCATGCGTGGCCTGATGGCCAAGCCGATGAAGAAAATGACTGGTGTGGTTGGTGAAATTATCGAAACCCCCGTTATTTCCAACTTCCGCGAAGGCCTCAGCGTACAGGAGTACTTCATTTCCACGCACGGCGCCCGCAAGGGGTTGGCCGATACGGCGCTGAAGACTGCCGATGCCGGCTACCTGACCCGTCGTCTGGTCGACGTGGCGCAGGACGTGATCGTGCGCAGTGAGGACTGCGGCACCATTCTGGGTCTTGACGTCGCCACCCTGAAAGAAGGCGAGGAAGTTATCGAGTCGCTGCGCGACCGTATTCTCGGTCGTACGGCGCTCGACGACGTGTACGATCCGATCAGCGAGAATCTGATCGTTGCATCGGGCGATGAGATCAAGGAAGCGGAATCGATAGCCATCGAAGAAGCCGGAATCGAATCGGTCCGTATCCGTTCCGTGCTCACCTGCGAGGCCAAGTACGGTGTCTGTGCCAAGTGCTACGGTCGTAACCTTGCCACGATGCGGATGGTGGATATCGGCGAGGCAGTTGGTGTGATCGCCGCACAATCGATCGGCGAGCCGGGTACCCAGCTCACGCTGCGGACCTTCCACATCGGCGGGACCGCTGCGCGCATCGCCGAGCAGTCACAGGTAGAGACCAAGTACGACGGCATCATCAAGCTCCAGGATATCCGCCTTATCGACCGTGCTGACAGTACTGCCGTGATCGTCAGCCGCGAAGGGGTCGGCGAAGCGCATATTGTCGACGATCGCGGACGAGTGCGTACCCGTCTCAAAGTCCCGTATGCCGCACATCTCCTGGTCAAAGACGGCCAGACGGTCAAGCGGGGGGACATCATTTATGAGTGGGATCCGTACACGGGTGCGATCGTCACGGAACGCGCCGGCAAGATCCGATACAAAGACCTTGTCAAGGATACCACGTTCCGTGAGGAGATCGATGACCAGACCGGTCTGATGCAGCGTAAAGTGGTCGAACATCGTGACAAGACTCTGTTCCCCACGATTGTTGTGGAGGACGACAATGGCAAGACGGTCGGCAGCTATCGCATACCGACGGAAGCGCAATTGCAGATCCATGACGGTCAAGAGGTGTATGCCGGTGACGTGCTTGTCAAAATGCCGCGCATGATTGCAAAATCGCGCGATATCACCGGCGGTCTGCCGCGCGTTGCTGAGTTGTTCGAGGCCCGCCGTCCCCATGACCCGGCCGTCATATCCGAGGTCGACGGCACCGTGGAGTTCGGCAAAATCGTCCGCGGACAACAGCAGATCATCGTCAAAGGGGAACAGGACGAAGTCAAAGAGTACCTGGTCCCACACGGCAAACACCTGATGGTTCACGACGGCGACTTTGTCCGTGCCGGTGACCGTTTGTGCGAAGGGTCGGTTGACCCTCACGACATCCTCAAGATTCTTGGCGTCTACGAGGTGCAGCGGTACCTGGTGAATGAGATTCAGGAAGTATACCGTCTGCAAGGAGTGAAGATCAACGACAAGCACATCGAAGTCATTGTCCGCCAGATGCTTCAGAAGATCATGGTGGACCGCCCGGGGGAGACCAGCTTCCTTGAAGGTGAGAAGGTTGACAAGATCAAGTTTGTCGAAGAAAACTCGCGGGTGATTGCAGAGGGTGGCGAACCGGCCACCGCCGAACCGTTGCTTCTGGGTATCACCAGAGCGTCGCTGTCCACCGAGTCATTCATCTCGGCAGCATCGTTCCAGGAGACCACCAGGGTGCTTACCGAGGCGGCCATTGCCGGCAAGGTGGATTACCTGTTGGGTCTTAAAGAGAACGTGATCATCGGTCACCTGATTCCGGCCGGCACCGGCATCGAGCGGTACCGCGAAATCAAGGTCGAGCACGATGAGTTGCCACCGGTAGAAGTAAGCGAGAAGACAACAGAGACTACCGTGGCGGACATTTTCAAAGAAAACGCTTGACAGTTACGCTCGTGCCGGTAAATTGCGAGTCTCTTTTTGAGGATTTTGGAAAGTAACGTATATCGGAGTAGATTTGCCGACTATTAACCAACTAATCCGTATTGGACGGACGCAGGTAGTTGAAAAAACGAAGACCCCGGCGCTGGGCTCGTCGCCGCAGAAACGCGGTGTCTGCACGCGCGTGTACACCTCCACGCCCAAGAAGCCGAACTCGGCTCTGCGCAAGGTCGCGCGTGTCCGTCTGACCAATCAGATGGAAGTGACCGCCTACATCCCGGGTGAAGGGCACAACCTTCAGGAACACTCCATCGTGCTGATTCGCGGCGGCCGTGTGAAAGATCTGCCGGGTGTGCGGTACCATATCATTCGCGGTACCATGGACACGTCCGGCGTGAATGATCGCAAACGGGGTCGCTCCAAATACGGCGCCAAGAGACCAAAGTCGTAAAGGGTGATGACAGATGCCTCGAAGAGGGACAATTTCGGAACGAGGGATACAGCCGGACTACAAGTACGGCGACCGGGTCATTTCGCAGTTCGTCGCCTGCCTCATGAAGCGTGGCAAGCGCTCGACCGCGGAGGGGATCATGTACTCGGCCCTCGATATGCTGGAAAAGAAATCCGGTCAAGGCGGACTGGATATGTTTCATAAGGCGATGAACAACGTCAAGCCGGTGCTGGAAGTTCGCTCGCGGCGGGTTGGCGGCGCCACCTATCAGGTGCCCGTCGAAGTCCGCCCCGACCGTCGTACCGCGCTGGCCATACGCTGGCTGATATCGTATTCGCAGGCTCGCGGCGAGAAGTCCATGGCCGAACGACTGGCTAGCGAGTTCTTCTCAGCGGCCAATAACGAAGGCGCTTCGATCAAAAAGAAGGAGGATACCCATAAGATGGCCGAGGCCAATAAGGCCTTCGCCCACTTCAAATGGTAAGATTTGCTCTCACCGGAAAGCGTTTGACGTATTCCAACGGGACACCAAATCAACTCCGAGGGTAATTTGCGCGCCAAGTTAAAATAACGAGAAGCTGTTTCACCGGCCCTTCCCACCCTGCTGATTGGAAAGCTCCGGCGGCTCACTTCTCTGGTGATGTCACAGTCGAGATAGAGGAAGATCAGTCAGGGATTTTTTATGCCCAGTAACACCGACCTGCAAAAGGTCAGAAACATCGGTATCATGGCGCACATCGACGCCGGAAAGACCACCACCACGGAGCGTATCCTGTTCTATACGGGCAAGACGCACCGCCTGGGGGAGGTACATGACGGCGCGGCGATCATGGACTGGATGGAGCAGGAAAAGGAGCGCGGCATCACGATCACGTCGGCCGCCACGACCTGCTTGTGGGACGGGCATACCATCAATATCATCGATACTCCCGGCCATGTCGATTTCACGGTCGAGGTCGAGCGTTCGCTGCGCGTCCTGGACGGCGCGGTGGCGCTGTTCTGTGCGGTCGGCGGGGTCGAGCCGCAGTCCGAGACGGTGTGGCGCCAGGCCGACAAGTACAACGTCCCGCGCGTCGCTTACATCAACAAGATGGATCGCGTCGGAGCCAATTTTGCCAACACGCTCAAGGAAATGAATGAGCGGCTGTCAGGCAATTGCGTGCCGATTGCCATTCC from Candidatus Zixiibacteriota bacterium includes the following:
- the rplL gene encoding 50S ribosomal protein L7/L12, which produces MVEIVDKIAGLSAMDLAELSKAIQDKFGVKAAAPMAMMPGMMAGGGAAAAKVEEQTEFAVVLTSAGEKKIQVIKVVRELTSLGLKEAKDLVEAAPAKVKEGVSKQEAEAAKAKLEEVGGTVEIK
- the rpoC gene encoding DNA-directed RNA polymerase subunit beta', which codes for MLRAQGQQKKPSDFAAIQIQIASPETILSWSYGEVTKPETINYRSFKPERDGLFCERIFGPVKDWECNCGKYKRIRFRGIVCDRCGVEVTQSKVRRERMGHIELAVPVSHIWYFKSLPSRIGHMLDLSIRELEKILYYEAYIVIDPGNTSFDLGGVISEEEFQELEEAGKQFDARMGADAIRELLRRIDMEEMVATLRAQIKVETSAQRKKDLLKRLRIFEAFRQSNNRPEWMIMSIIPVIPPDLRPLVPLEGGRFATSDLNDLYRRVINRNNRLKKLIDIQAPEVILRNEKRMLQEAVDALFDNGRRTHSVRGDSKRPLKSLSDLLKGKQGRFRQNLLGKRVDYSGRSVIVVGPELKLHQCGLPKNMALELFKPFIIMKLEEKGYVQTVKSAKKLVEKERPEVWDILEEIIEDHPVMLNRAPTLHRLGIQAFYPVLVEGKAIRLHPLVCAAFNADFDGDQMAVHVPLSFEAQLEAQVLMLSTHNILVPSSGRPIAVPNQDIVIGCYYLTKSRKDAKGEGMHFMNPEEALFAYDAGQVTLHSLINVRLDGQMIQTTCGRLKFNAILPKQMAYYNETTSKGKLEEIVSRSYWLYGQNETVALLDRMKQTGFEWATKAGVTISIDDLLIPEEKENLIEAAQKEVAKIHKRYERGVITSGERYNQVIDTWTRTTAEVGEVMFTNLAAQNQGFNPVFMMADSGARGSKEQIRQLAGMRGLMAKPMKKMTGVVGEIIETPVISNFREGLSVQEYFISTHGARKGLADTALKTADAGYLTRRLVDVAQDVIVRSEDCGTILGLDVATLKEGEEVIESLRDRILGRTALDDVYDPISENLIVASGDEIKEAESIAIEEAGIESVRIRSVLTCEAKYGVCAKCYGRNLATMRMVDIGEAVGVIAAQSIGEPGTQLTLRTFHIGGTAARIAEQSQVETKYDGIIKLQDIRLIDRADSTAVIVSREGVGEAHIVDDRGRVRTRLKVPYAAHLLVKDGQTVKRGDIIYEWDPYTGAIVTERAGKIRYKDLVKDTTFREEIDDQTGLMQRKVVEHRDKTLFPTIVVEDDNGKTVGSYRIPTEAQLQIHDGQEVYAGDVLVKMPRMIAKSRDITGGLPRVAELFEARRPHDPAVISEVDGTVEFGKIVRGQQQIIVKGEQDEVKEYLVPHGKHLMVHDGDFVRAGDRLCEGSVDPHDILKILGVYEVQRYLVNEIQEVYRLQGVKINDKHIEVIVRQMLQKIMVDRPGETSFLEGEKVDKIKFVEENSRVIAEGGEPATAEPLLLGITRASLSTESFISAASFQETTRVLTEAAIAGKVDYLLGLKENVIIGHLIPAGTGIERYREIKVEHDELPPVEVSEKTTETTVADIFKENA
- the rplA gene encoding 50S ribosomal protein L1, whose protein sequence is MKHSKKYLSFREKVDRRKRYQLPDAVKMLKENKYAKFDESVEVAMRLGVDPKHADQMVRGTVALPNGTGKSVRVAVFAQGEKAAEAKEAGADFVGSDDLAEKIKGGWTDFDVAVATPDMMRVLGPLGKVLGPRGLMPNPKTGTVTMDIARTVKELRGGRIEFRVDRQSNVAVSVGKLSFGEPQIVENVHAFLEAIMRAKPASAKGTYVLSASICSTMSPGIKLDISELTAATKK
- the rplJ gene encoding 50S ribosomal protein L10; the encoded protein is MPKQEKVDAVTEIKQLFGESSSYFVTEYQGLNVADMTVLRKNLREGSVRYLVAKNTLFKLAAKEAGAPNLDQFFTGPTAVAFVRKDASVAAKILNDSFKEKQLPRVKVFVVDNHVHDGADIQRLADLPSREVLLSQVVAAVESPLSALVGAVDAVFTELIGTIDALAEKKKTAA
- the rplK gene encoding 50S ribosomal protein L11, whose amino-acid sequence is MAKKVAALVKLQIPAGQANPAPPVGPALGQRGVNIMEFCKAFNAKTQSGNGLLTPVIITVYSDKSFTFITKTPPASTLLKMAAKVPKGSSVPNKDKIGSVTRDQVREIAQSKMADLNAANVDTAIKMVEGTARSMGIEIV
- the rpoB gene encoding DNA-directed RNA polymerase subunit beta encodes the protein MAEPDVNRKSYATIPDACDMPNFLEVQVAAYEEFLQAYVPPHKRAVKGLHQIFSEIFPVTDIHENYSLEYVNYYLGPTRYSIDECRERNMTFAAPLKVTMRLVTRQGEGDKKEVKDIIEQDVYLGELPLITEWGTFIINGAERVIVSQLHRSPGVSFDEEIHPNGKKLYSARVIPYRGSWLEFSLDINDIMYVYVDSKRKLPVTMLLRAIGRSSDEELINLFYKTEKLNLSGKKAKDVEGAHLAENVINKETGEVLYPAAEPLTEKIVDKLIDAGYKSVHIVPPDEKNDARIILNSLRKDPTKSREEALIKIYSMVRPGEPPTLEMAESLLDKLFFNTKRYDLGEVGRYMINQRLGLSIPLDKTVFDPEDFFAITRYLIGLRNDAGFTDDIDHLGNRRARTVGELLANLFSVGLSRIARTIRERLSLKDQENVTPQLLVNARTVSSVIETFFGSSQLSQFMDQTNPLSELTHKRRLSALGPGGLTRERAGFEVRDVHHTHYGRMCPIETPEGPNIGLITSMATFARINKYGFLETPYRKVVHGKVTNDIEYLSADQEDRYYIAGANEPLGKDGKFASDMVVARRRSDYPLIARDEVQYMDVSPRQIVSVAASLVPFLEHDDANRALMGSNMQRQAVPLLKTESPVIGTGMERKVAVDAGVVVRARRPGTVVYADSERVVVRPQVKVKAGSLGYIEDDEYRLTKYRRSNQDTCINYRPVAKLGAEVKEGDTLADGPAVDRGELALGYNALTAFLPWRGYNYEDAIILSERLVHDDIFTSIHIEEFELQVRDTKRGAEEITREIPNVSEEALLNLDEQGIVRAGAEVEAGDILVGKVTPKGETELSPEERLLRAIFGEKAGDVRDASLKAPPGMKGVVIKTRVFSRKERTEEAKKQEKNEIAAVKRAFNKKILDIQSLRARRVGEMLDGHSSKLVRSAVDNSVLIRSGHKYKAEFFESFDFDNAVAPEGYSTDNTTNKHVDSILAETAHLLNAKKAEMEIEIDKIQRGAELPPGVKQLVKVTIAIRRKIQVGDKMAGRHGNKGVVSKIVPIEDMPYMTDGTTVDIILNPLGVPSRMNVGQILETHLGWAAHKLNETIATPVFDGAKVSQIKAKLKEAGLPDSGKMVLYDGHTGESFDNPITVGYMYMLKLSHLVDDKIHARSIGPYSLVTQQPLGGKAQFGGQRFGEMEVWALEAYGAAYTLQEMLTVKSDDVTGRSRIYEAIVKGENPPEPGYPEAFNVLVKELQALGLDVRLIEK